GCCGGCATTGGGAGTGTAAAACGATTCACATGGCGCGGTGCGTTACCGTATCGCCTCACATTTGACATGACAGCCACTGAAATTGAGCACCTTCGTGTAATTGCCGGCAGGGCACAAGGAGAACTCGATGGAACGGGGCGATGGACATTTCGTGAAGACGAAAGCGGAACCCACGTGCAATATGTATGGGAGGTAAAAGCCACGAAGTTCTGGATGCGTTGGTTGTCACCACTGGCGCGGCCGGCTTTTCGGTGGAATCATGACCTTGTGATGCGCTGGGGCGAAGCAGGCATCCGCGCGGAATTGGACGCCCATCAAATGGCAATGGAATAAAGATCGCGCACCTGATAACGCACGACGCAACTGAATCTTATGCTTGATGGCATTCGCAGTCTTATCCGTTTGCAACTCCTCATGATTGTGGTGTTCGTGCTGGGTAAAATGGTGCTGCGGCCGGCTGTGCTGAAAAGAGACGCGCCGACGTGGCTTGATATCTTTGTCCTCTCTTTTCCGAACTTCTGCGAAGCGATAGTCGGCGCAGCCACTGTGACAGGTTTATTGCTGATGTTTAATGCCCGGTTCGTATCCGCAAAGCGTCGTTTATCTGAAAGGGTAGTTTATGCCTGGGCTATCGTGTTTACCGGGATATATGTCATCTTGCAAGAATTTAAAGTACACAACCTCGGTGGGGCCAATATCTACGACCCATATGATATACTTTTCTCGTTGATTGGCCTCGTTGTAGCATGGTTCATTATCAACCGGCTGCGTCCATCTTTTTCAATTGTATCTGCTAGAACATGAAAAAATTCCTCATCCTGCATTTCGGATTTGAAATGCCTACCCCTGAAGACATGGCCGGCTGGAACAGCTGGTTTGCCTCCATAGCAGACCGGCAGGTCGAACGCGGTCATTTGCCAGGAGGCAACGAGATTTCTGGCGAAGGGATGACGCCGTTGCCGTTTGGGAAGGACTCTCTTACCGGGTATACGATGATTAAGGCGGCTAGCCTGGATGAAGCAACCGAAATAGCCCAGGCATGCCCTTTTGTTATTAGTACACGGGTGTATGAAGTAAAAGGCTAGTACGATCTGGCTAACCATGCAGTCACGACTTATGCAGTTACAATCTACGATGTAACAAATTGGCAGCGTCATACGCTTGTTGTACTGAATCTTTCAAACAAGCGCGGCAAAACATGAAGGTATCTGGTGCTGTCCTGTTATGTACAGGTGTAGTGTGTTCTATCCTCGGCGGACTGGCTGGTGGGATGTTTGTTGTCAGGCAAATGAACACCGATGTGCTTAATGTCAAACGCATCAATATAGTAGAGGAAGATGGCCGATATGCCCTGGTTCTGGCAAATGCGGAGAACTTGCCGGGGGTAATTCGGCATGGGAAGGAGGGGCCGCGCGGCCATCGGCACAACGTAGGGGGAATCCTTTATTACAACAATAAAGGCGATGAAATGGGCGGATTGATAACCAGTCTGCAGGAATACGACGGCGTGGACAATGGCGGCGTACAACTCTCAATGGACCAGCTTAACGACCAGGGACAAACCGTTTCGTTAATGCACTGGATGGAAGGAGAGTACGTACGGTCAGCGCTCCGTTTCTGGGATCTGCCGACAGACAAACCCCATAGCCTGATGAACACCCACCCGCGCATCGTGCCGATTCTTAAAAAGTATGATACTGCAGAAAGAGACGAAGACTTTGACAGAATCGATCGCGAATACCACCAGGCGCTTGGAGAAGAAGGGCTTTGGGCAGAGCGCATCTACCTGGGCAGCGAAGGGGAGGCACAGCGAAAAGCAATGCTTGAACTGAAAGATTCAAAATCACAGCCGCGCATTCGTTTGATTGTTGATGAGTCCGATCAGGCACGGATTGAGTTCTTGAATGCTGCCGGCGATGTCATCCGGACATTGAGCGAGGAAAATTGAAGATACGAGGCCAGGCGCTTGGGGAATAGAAACCGCGTGGTGCTGGTCTAGACAGAAACCCAACAGATTAGTATATGAAAGCCTTAGCAGTTACCGCGTTATTAATGTGTCTTGTTGCGTGTGATGCAACAGAAGCCCTTGAAGCCGGCACAGTGACGGCCACCATTTCTGCCGAAGGGGTTGAACTCAACAACGGATTGGCCCGCTCTGTTCACGTATTTCCCGTTGGCGCAAATACTGCGGCTGTAATTAACTGGGCGCCAAACATAACCAATGAAAACGCCATAGCTGGTCGATCATCCCGTACCTATGCACTCGAAGACTTGTATTCAATCGAAGGGGAAGAGGTGCTCATTGTGTACTGGTGGTATGCAGTTCATCGCAATGGCAAACTTGGGCCCAGTGATGTACAGTCTTTTGAACTTTCGATTCCTGATGATCTTTAGGCTTGTGCTCCTTAATTCTGCAGTTGTAGGGCTGTGTGTGGGTTCGGTGGCCCAAATTGATGGCCGAAGTGCTTTAAATGGCTTTAATTATTGTTAAGTGCAATAATTTTAATATCTTAGCCGGCAAGTCTTCAGAATATTACCTCGGAGTACGTGTCTTTTTTTTCCGTTGATAAAGCAAGCCGGTCCCATCAAATCTATTTATCCGTCTGCCTGGCTGGCTTGTTGTTGTTTGCCGGATGTTCGGCCAGTTACAATCCTGAGCGCAGCGCTAAGCAGGCGGGGCCACCACCAAGTCCAGAGCGGGAATTCCGGGGCGCCTGGATTGCTACAGTCGCCAATATTGATTGGCCGTCATCGCCAGATCTCACTGCAATAGAGCAACAGGCAGAATTACGGCAGTTACTCGACCGGTTGGCAAGCATGAACATGAATGCGGTTATCCTGCAAGTCAGGCCGGCTGCTGATGCATTTTATGCTTCTGCGTATGAGCCCTGGTCCTGGTATCTTTCGGGAGAAATGGGTCGGCCACCGTCTCCGTATTACGACCCCCTTGCCTTCGCTATCGAGGAAGCACACGCCAGGGGACTGGAGCTACATGCATGGTTCAACCCTTTCCGGGCAGGGCACCGGACCTTTGAAGGCACCTTTTCACCCGATCATATTACTGTTCAGCGCCCTGATTTGGTGGTGGAATATGGTGAGCAATTCTGGATGGACCCCGGGATGCCGGATGCCAGGGAGCATTCCCTGCGCGTGATGCTCGATGTTGTTCGTCGATATGACCTCGACGGGTTGCATATGGATGACTACTTCTATCCCTATCCCGTCAATGACGACCGTGGCCGGCAGGTCTCCTTCCCGGATTCGATGAGTTGGCAAATTGCGCAGGAGCGGGGCGCGAGGATAACGCGCGAAGACTGGCGCCGGCAAAACATCAATACCTTTGTTGAAACCCTGTACAGCGAGGTCAAGGCGATCAAGCCCTGGGTGAAGGTTGGCTTGAGCCCCTTTGGCATTTGGCGTCCGGGGTATCCCGATGGGGTGCGTGGCCTCGATGCCTACAACCAGATTTATGCAGATGCACGGCTTTGGCTACAGCAGGGGTGGATCGATTACCTGAGTCCGCAATTGTACTGGGAAATTGACAGTGATGGGCAGCCTTATGCAGCGCTGTATAGCTGGTGGCGCCGGCAGAATACAAAAGGCCGCCACGTCTGGCCTGGCAATGCCATTTACCGGGTAGAAAGCCACAAATGGCCAACTTCTGAAATCATCAACCAGGTTAAGCTCACGCGTGCCGGCGAACCGTATTCAGGCAATGTGCTATTTAGTATGCGTATTCTGAACGAAAATGTGCGCGGCCTGAGCGATAAAATGACCCGCGAGCTTTACAGTAAGCCGGCGCTCGTGCCTCCCATGCCTTGGCTAGGGGGCAAGCCACTTGATACACCAATGATTGCAAAAGAGGAGGGGGGCTTTGGTACCCAACTCAGTTTACGCACCATGCCCGGCGACGAAGCGCAGCATTGGCTTATTCGTATCAGGTTACGCGCGCGTTGGTACCTTTTTGTTGAGCCCGGCGCTTTGGATGCTTTCCCTGTCGAGCGTCATTTTGGTAGCCGGGAGCTTGATGAAATCGTGGTGTCATTTGTCGACCGGGTAGGCCGCGAAAGCGACACCGCAACCATCCGGCGCGAAATTGTAGCACATCGGCAAATCGGCTTCTGATCTGAGGCATGAGGAAGTTTTGTGAAAACAGAACAAGATGGCTTTTAAAAGTGTCCTATTGTTTAGATTTAGTCTAAATACTGTTTTGTGAAACAGCCATACGTACCCAAAAATAACGAAAATAGAGCTGAGGTTAAGGCATTTCCGTTTAAGGACGGTGCCTGAATCGAATATGAAAAAATCCTACCTACTTATCGTATCCTTGCTTTGTGTGCTTGCAACTGCATGCAACCCTGAAGCTGCAAAAGAAGGGGAGGATGCGGAAGCGTCACTCACCCTGTATACCCACCGACACTATGAAGCAGACCAGGCCCTGATTGCACAATTTACCGAAGAGACGGGTATTGCGGTCAATGTTGTGAATGCCAGTGCCGACGAACTGATATTGAAGATGGAAAACGAGGGCGAGCAGTCGCCGGCAGATGTGTTGATCACCGTTGATGCTGGTCGCCTTGAGCGCGCAAAAAGCAAAGGATTGTTTCAGTCGGTTTCATCGCCTGTGCTGGAGGAAAATATCCCGACACACCTGCGCGAGCAAGACAACTTGTGGTTTGCCTTCACCAAGCGCGCTCGTCTGATTGCATATGATAAAGAGCGCGGTATGCCTTCAGGCATTGCAAGCTATGCAGACTTGGCTGCACCTGAAATGGCCGGCAAAGTGCTTATCCGCTCTTCTGGCAACATTTACAACCAGTCGTTGATGGCTGGCATCATTGCCAATGAAGGGCAGGAAGGTGCTAAAGCCTGGGCTGAACGTGTTGTTGCCAACATGGCGCGGCCACCCAAAGGCAATGACCGCGACCAGATGAAAGCACTGGTGGCCGGTGAAGGCGAAGTGGCTGTGGTTAACTCATACTACCTTGGGCATTTGCTGAATTCGGATGACCCGGCTGAGGTTGCAGTGGGTGAACGGATTGGCCTGCTTTTCCCCGACCAGGATGGAAACGGAACGCATATCAATGTCAGCGGCGCTGGGATTGCAAAATATGCACCCAACAAGGCTAACGCCGTTAAATTTATCGAATTCCTTTCCAGTCCTTCAGCACAAGCGTTATTAGCTTCTTCGAATTACGAGTTTCCAGTGAACCCGGAAGCAGAAACTTCAGCCTTGATTGCTTCCTGGGGGAGCTTCAAAGAAGATACAATGGCGCTGCAAAAGCTCGGTGAGTTTAATAA
This is a stretch of genomic DNA from Bacteroidota bacterium. It encodes these proteins:
- a CDS encoding family 10 glycosylhydrolase, which produces MSFFSVDKASRSHQIYLSVCLAGLLLFAGCSASYNPERSAKQAGPPPSPEREFRGAWIATVANIDWPSSPDLTAIEQQAELRQLLDRLASMNMNAVILQVRPAADAFYASAYEPWSWYLSGEMGRPPSPYYDPLAFAIEEAHARGLELHAWFNPFRAGHRTFEGTFSPDHITVQRPDLVVEYGEQFWMDPGMPDAREHSLRVMLDVVRRYDLDGLHMDDYFYPYPVNDDRGRQVSFPDSMSWQIAQERGARITREDWRRQNINTFVETLYSEVKAIKPWVKVGLSPFGIWRPGYPDGVRGLDAYNQIYADARLWLQQGWIDYLSPQLYWEIDSDGQPYAALYSWWRRQNTKGRHVWPGNAIYRVESHKWPTSEIINQVKLTRAGEPYSGNVLFSMRILNENVRGLSDKMTRELYSKPALVPPMPWLGGKPLDTPMIAKEEGGFGTQLSLRTMPGDEAQHWLIRIRLRARWYLFVEPGALDAFPVERHFGSRELDEIVVSFVDRVGRESDTATIRREIVAHRQIGF
- a CDS encoding Fe(3+) ABC transporter substrate-binding protein; the protein is MKKSYLLIVSLLCVLATACNPEAAKEGEDAEASLTLYTHRHYEADQALIAQFTEETGIAVNVVNASADELILKMENEGEQSPADVLITVDAGRLERAKSKGLFQSVSSPVLEENIPTHLREQDNLWFAFTKRARLIAYDKERGMPSGIASYADLAAPEMAGKVLIRSSGNIYNQSLMAGIIANEGQEGAKAWAERVVANMARPPKGNDRDQMKALVAGEGEVAVVNSYYLGHLLNSDDPAEVAVGERIGLLFPDQDGNGTHINVSGAGIAKYAPNKANAVKFIEFLSSPSAQALLASSNYEFPVNPEAETSALIASWGSFKEDTMALQKLGEFNKQAVLTFDEVGWQ
- a CDS encoding SRPBCC family protein, whose amino-acid sequence is MADYTFLTTWHFNAPIERVWELIHNTSRWPIWWKAVQEVKEISRGDDAGIGSVKRFTWRGALPYRLTFDMTATEIEHLRVIAGRAQGELDGTGRWTFREDESGTHVQYVWEVKATKFWMRWLSPLARPAFRWNHDLVMRWGEAGIRAELDAHQMAME
- a CDS encoding YciI family protein, producing MKKFLILHFGFEMPTPEDMAGWNSWFASIADRQVERGHLPGGNEISGEGMTPLPFGKDSLTGYTMIKAASLDEATEIAQACPFVISTRVYEVKG